The nucleotide window TGTATCACTAAGACGCGATCATGAATTAATAGAAAAAGTAATCAAAGCAATGGAGTCTACTGTACAATTATTGATAGATGGTAAACAAATTCCAGAATCGATTTTAATGCCAGTGATTGATTTTACAAAAAATTTTACTGATGTTTGTCATCATAGTAAAGAAGAGAAATCTCTTTTTCCTGCATTAGAACAAGCTGGTATGCCTAGTAATATGGGACCTATTGCTATGATGTTAATTGATCATCAACGTTCAAGAGAAATTGGCACCGAGATGGAAGAATCAGCCAAAAAATATCTTGGATCTGGAGATTCCTCAAAATTAATTTCTGATATGCAACAATATGTTGAACATATTACAGAACACCTTTGGAAAGAAAATAATCGGTTATTTATGATGGCTGAAGCCAGATTACAATACGTTTCAGAAAAAGTAGACAAAGAATTAAATGAAATTGAAAAATCTAAACTTGATACTTTGGGAAAGACTAGAGAACATTATGAACAATTAGCTGAGAATCTTACAAAAGATGTTTCTCAACAAAAGAATTAGATTTGTCTTATAGCTTGTTTGGTCAAGTGTTGGGAGTTAGAAAATTTGCTAACGGTGACATTGAAGTAGATTTCTATCATGACGACGAAGTTACTCAATATAGATACTCTTCTGATTCAAATAGATTAAGCAATTTTCCAAAGGAATTAATTGAATCTTTAGTCTCAACATTGGCTACTGATATTTGTATTGATATTTTTTTTGGAGATGATGGCAATCCAACTCATATTGAGTTAGAAGAATGTGGTGATGATGATGAAGTTGATGATACTGTTATTATAGAGGAATTATAAATTTTTGAAATATTTCAAGGTTTTCTCAATATCTTGTTGATCTTTACTTAACAAACTAAATGTTATCAAGCATACTCATGATAATATATACAAAAACTGCACTTGATGAGATTCTAATTTCTGCCTATGAGTTTATTCTACATAATGATGATTTGTTAGATTATCATAGAACCTAACTGATTTCAAATTTACAAATTCTAACATTCCATATCTTGATAATTCTCTCCCAAATCCGCTATGCTTTATTCCGCCAAATGGAATTCTAGGATCTGAAATTACTACATTATTGACACTTACAATTCCTGATTCAATTTGCCTAGACATGTTATCTGCTTTTGCAAGATCTTTAGTCCAAATACTTGCACCTAACCCAAACTCACTCTCATTGGCCAATTTAATTGCCTCACTTTCATTTTCAACTATTGTAATAGGAGCTACCGGACCAAATGTTTCCTCTTTTGCAATTCGCATATCTGGCTTAACATTTGTTAGGATTGTTGGTTTATAAAAAAATCCTCTACCTTCCATTTCAGAACCTCCTAAAAGAATTTCAGCACCTTTTTTCTTTGCATCTTCCACAATTCCAGAAATTGTATCTAAACCATCCTTACTTGAAATTGGTCCGATATCTGTTTCTATAGACATAGGATCCCCTACATTGAGTTGGGATGTTTTTTTGATAAATAATTCAATAAATTCATCTGCAATATTTTTGCCAAGAAAAAATCTTTTTGACGCCACACAACTTTGACCACAATTGATGAATCTTCCTTTAACTGCACCTTCAGCTGCTTTTTCAATAATTGCATCATCTAATACTATGAATGGATCACTTCCGCCCAATTCCAAAACACATTTCTTCAAATTGCTTGCAGCTCTTTCTCCTACTTTAGCACCAGCAATTGTACTTCCGGTAAAAGTTACGGCATTAACATCAGAGTCAATAAGATGATTTGCAGACTCTACACTTCCTACTACTGTTTGAAAAATTCCATCTGGTATTCCTGACTCCGTAAATGCTTTTTCAATTTCAATTCCTGATTGCATAGTAATTCTTGCTGGTTTCATTACAATTACATTTCCTGCCATTAAACATGGAGCTGCAAATCTTAATGCTTGCCAATAAGGAAAATTCCAGGGCATGATAGAACCAATTACACCTAATGGTTCAAAAGTCAAGAAACTTTTTCTTGCATCTGTGTTTAGTACTTCGTCAGCAAGGAAGCTATCACCATGATCAGCATAGAATTCTAAGGCCCAAGCACATTTTTCAACTTCACCAATTGACTCCTTTAGTGCTTTACCCATTTCAGATGTTGCAATTTTTGCAAGACTTGTTTTATTTTTCTTCAAATATTCAACCAAATTGTAAATGTAACTTCTTCTTTTCTCATAATCTTTTTTCCATTCTGGAAATGCTTTTTTTGCTTTTTTAACTAAATCAAATACTTGATTCTTATCCATTGCTGAATATGTTTTGATATTTTCACCGGTAGCAGGATTTATCGTGGTTATTTGATTCAAGTATATTTACAATTAATTTGCCCTATTTATTTAATTACTTATTTTTCAAATCTGTTAATAACATTAGAAGATTATTGTGAATCTAAATAATATAATGCATAACCTAATCCAATATTACGTCAAAAATTATCATTTAATCTTCAAATTAATACCGTTTTCAATTTGGTTAAAACACTTGTTGCATATCTTTCTTAATTTCATCTACTTTCTTTGAATATGCTTTTCTTGATTTGTCATTCTTTTTTAGATTTAAAACATTTTGACATGATGGACATTTGAACATACCATCAAGTGCGTTTTCAAATGTCACTCTTGGACAATCTTCGTTACCGCAATGATAAAAATCTGAAGCATTTTCATAATCTAGTCTCTGTTGTAATCTTTCAGTAATTTTCTTTTTTTGGTTTTCAATAAAATGTTCAACCTCTTCTCTCCTTGTTCTCCATCTATAGACAAACCACCCTTTTCTTTCATCTTTTACTCTAATTCCAGTAATGAGTGATTTTCCAAATAGATCATACAATACTTTTCTTACCATGTTGATTCTAAGGCCTGTTGAGCTTGCAATTTCTTCATCAGTTGCATCTTCCGCTTTTAAGAGAGATCTTGCAATTTTGAGGTATTCATCTCCTCCAATCATTGAAGCAATTCTAACAAATGGATCTTCGTATTTGTCTACCAACTCTAATGACTTCTGATTTTCTATTATTAATCCCTTGTTTCTTTTACCTGTACATTTTTACCATTTTTTGTGGGTATTATCCTTCTTTTGGCATTTAGAAACTCTTTCTCAAATTGAACACCTTTTTGTATTCGATCCAAAAGTATTGCTAATGCACTAATTTCCGAATGTGGTTGACTCCCGATCCCCACATTATAATCTGCTAATTCATAAATTTCTCTTGGAACTTTTTCTGCACCAACTACAACCAGTAATTTTTCTTCTTTTCGGAGTTTCTCCTGTACTTCATTAATGCTTTCACCATACATTGAAAGATGTATTATTTTGAAATTTTCCTCTTTTTTCTTTTTTACAATAGTTTTCCATTTATCAATAAACTCTACCACAAAATCTCCTCCCCAAGTTTTATTGATCTTCTCTAAGGTATCTTTAATTTCTGGATTAATTTCAGTCATAAAAATTTTCTCTGCTCCAAATGCTCTTGACACTAGTGCTACATGCGTTGTTACTCTGTCATCCCTTACAAGACGTTGTCCGATTCTAACAATTTCAATTACCAAATGTTTTTTCAACCTCTTTTAAAGAATTTTTATTGAATTTATGAGAATTTTTACTATCTATAATATTCTTAATTAATTCCTTTAACTGTTTGACATTTTCACCTGTTTTAGCAGAAACTGAAATTACTTTTTGATTATCACCCAAGTTAAGCAAATCAATTTTTTGTTTTATCTCCTCTTTCTTTAGTAGATCTGATTTGTTTAATGCATATACTATCTTGTCTTTTTCTACTTCTAATTCACTTAATGTTTTCATACAACTTGTAAATTTCTTTTTTAATTCTAAAACCGGATCACTAATGTCGATTACTAAAATAATAATATCTGTATATCTTAATTCTTCTAAAGTTGATCTGAATGCATCTATCATATATGCAGGCAATTTACTGATAAATCCTACTGTATCTGAGATTAAGAATTGTTCTTGATTGATTGATACTCTTCGTGTAGTTGTAGTTAAGGTTGTAAACAATTCCTTACTCTGAGTTTTTACTTCTCCTGTTGTTTTATTAAACAATGTGGTTTTTCCTGCTGATGTATATCCTGCCAGAGAAATTATTTTGAATCCCATTCTTTTTCTTCCTTGCCTATGAAGCTCTCTTTGTTTTCCAGCTTTTTCCAGTTTAGCTCTTATTGTTTGCATTCGGTGTTTTATATCGTTATAGTAAACATCCACCTCGAATTTTCCTATTCCCATAAATCCTGGTTGTTCTCCCATATTTGAAAGGCGAACTTTTTCTTTGGCTCTAACCATTTCATATCGTAATTGAGCTAATTTTACTTGTAACTTTGATTCTGCACTTGATGCTCTATTTTCAAAAATCTCAAGAATTAATCCCTCTCTATCCAAAACTTCTCTATGCAAAACTGATGCAAGATTGTAATTTTGATGTGGTTTTAAAATTTCATCAAATACTATTACATCCGGTCTAAGTTTATCTGATATCTCCTCTAATCTTTCCAATGTGCCACCACTAATTCCATATTTTGGTTTTTTTAGATAATCCTGAGTAATTGTGTGAACTACATCATATCCTGCAGTATAACATAATCCTTTAGCCTCGTTAATAGAATCTTCTTGGTCATATGTTATTAAAATTGTAGATTTCATTTCAATTCATCATTTTTTCCAAGTTAAAAATTCTAGACAATCATATTGTATCCATTATCTCATTTTAATCGTATCTAATTTGCCAAATTATTCTGTTTTCTTCAATGTTTTTTCTATATTCATATTCAAAACTATTTCAGCTATGTCACTAGCATATTCTGAAATTCTTCTAATGTTTTCAGTCATTCTCCTTACTCTGTAAATTTCTTCATCATCTTTTAATAACTTTGAAGCGTCTCTGACTTTTTTCTCAAATTTTACGATTTCATCTATTTTTTTAATGGTATCTTCTGCCTGAGAATAATCTTCTTTAAATAATGCCAGACATGAATCATCTAAAACTGATAAACAAAATTCATTCATATCTTGCAATTTTGCTAAAATTTCTTTCTTGACAGGTTTTTTAAATTCTAAAAGGTCTTTTGCGATAAATGATGCATGATCACCTGTTCTTTCTATGTTTTTTACAATAAGCCTATATCCTAAACAATCTCTAGCGTTTCTAAAACCCATTTCTTTCAGTATGTGTTCATTTTGAATTGCTATCTTTAATTGACGAATTATGTAAAATCCAAATCTATCTACCTCATCATCTGTATTAATTACTTCTTGAGCCAATTCTAAATTATTCTCTTTTACTGCTAAAATTGCATCACTTGACATTGACTTAGCCAAATGAATCATTCGTTTGAATGCACCATCTACTGATAGTTCCAGTAAATTGACAAGAACTTGAACTGTTATGCCACCGCTTGAGTCAGAAATAATCTCGGAACCCATTAACATTCGTTTAACAGCTTCTTTTACTGTGTTTCTTTGATGTGCACTTAATCTGCCATTTTTTGGTTTTACGTTAATTGTTTTATAACCTAAAAAGTATAATGAAATTAATTTTCTTACAATTGAAGATGTTTCTTCTTCACCTTCAATTTCTATTACTGCATCATCCTTTTTTTGAATACGTGATTCATATTTAGGCGGATAAATTTCTAACGTTGATGATCCTTTTCTGGTCATTCTAATTTGATCTCCTTGTTTTAAACCTAATTCTGTAATCCATTGTTTTGGTAATGAAACTATGTATGATGACTTTCCAGTGAACTGAATTTTTCTAGTTTCTTCTCTTTCCTCCATAATCTAAAGAGAAAAAACCATTCTATATAGTTTGATAGGCATAATATGGTTTAACATTGAACTAATATTTAGATAAGATC belongs to Nitrosopumilus sp. and includes:
- a CDS encoding NAD-dependent succinate-semialdehyde dehydrogenase, which codes for MNQITTINPATGENIKTYSAMDKNQVFDLVKKAKKAFPEWKKDYEKRRSYIYNLVEYLKKNKTSLAKIATSEMGKALKESIGEVEKCAWALEFYADHGDSFLADEVLNTDARKSFLTFEPLGVIGSIMPWNFPYWQALRFAAPCLMAGNVIVMKPARITMQSGIEIEKAFTESGIPDGIFQTVVGSVESANHLIDSDVNAVTFTGSTIAGAKVGERAASNLKKCVLELGGSDPFIVLDDAIIEKAAEGAVKGRFINCGQSCVASKRFFLGKNIADEFIELFIKKTSQLNVGDPMSIETDIGPISSKDGLDTISGIVEDAKKKGAEILLGGSEMEGRGFFYKPTILTNVKPDMRIAKEETFGPVAPITIVENESEAIKLANESEFGLGASIWTKDLAKADNMSRQIESGIVSVNNVVISDPRIPFGGIKHSGFGRELSRYGMLEFVNLKSVRFYDNLTNHHYVE
- a CDS encoding tRNA (cytidine(56)-2'-O)-methyltransferase, with the protein product MVIEIVRIGQRLVRDDRVTTHVALVSRAFGAEKIFMTEINPEIKDTLEKINKTWGGDFVVEFIDKWKTIVKKKKEENFKIIHLSMYGESINEVQEKLRKEEKLLVVVGAEKVPREIYELADYNVGIGSQPHSEISALAILLDRIQKGVQFEKEFLNAKRRIIPTKNGKNVQVKETRD
- a CDS encoding hemerythrin domain-containing protein; translation: MSTVSLRRDHELIEKVIKAMESTVQLLIDGKQIPESILMPVIDFTKNFTDVCHHSKEEKSLFPALEQAGMPSNMGPIAMMLIDHQRSREIGTEMEESAKKYLGSGDSSKLISDMQQYVEHITEHLWKENNRLFMMAEARLQYVSEKVDKELNEIEKSKLDTLGKTREHYEQLAENLTKDVSQQKN
- a CDS encoding phosphate uptake regulator PhoU gives rise to the protein MEEREETRKIQFTGKSSYIVSLPKQWITELGLKQGDQIRMTRKGSSTLEIYPPKYESRIQKKDDAVIEIEGEEETSSIVRKLISLYFLGYKTINVKPKNGRLSAHQRNTVKEAVKRMLMGSEIISDSSGGITVQVLVNLLELSVDGAFKRMIHLAKSMSSDAILAVKENNLELAQEVINTDDEVDRFGFYIIRQLKIAIQNEHILKEMGFRNARDCLGYRLIVKNIERTGDHASFIAKDLLEFKKPVKKEILAKLQDMNEFCLSVLDDSCLALFKEDYSQAEDTIKKIDEIVKFEKKVRDASKLLKDDEEIYRVRRMTENIRRISEYASDIAEIVLNMNIEKTLKKTE
- a CDS encoding transcription factor; its protein translation is MVDKYEDPFVRIASMIGGDEYLKIARSLLKAEDATDEEIASSTGLRINMVRKVLYDLFGKSLITGIRVKDERKGWFVYRWRTRREEVEHFIENQKKKITERLQQRLDYENASDFYHCGNEDCPRVTFENALDGMFKCPSCQNVLNLKKNDKSRKAYSKKVDEIKKDMQQVF
- the hflX gene encoding GTPase HflX; the protein is MKSTILITYDQEDSINEAKGLCYTAGYDVVHTITQDYLKKPKYGISGGTLERLEEISDKLRPDVIVFDEILKPHQNYNLASVLHREVLDREGLILEIFENRASSAESKLQVKLAQLRYEMVRAKEKVRLSNMGEQPGFMGIGKFEVDVYYNDIKHRMQTIRAKLEKAGKQRELHRQGRKRMGFKIISLAGYTSAGKTTLFNKTTGEVKTQSKELFTTLTTTTRRVSINQEQFLISDTVGFISKLPAYMIDAFRSTLEELRYTDIIILVIDISDPVLELKKKFTSCMKTLSELEVEKDKIVYALNKSDLLKKEEIKQKIDLLNLGDNQKVISVSAKTGENVKQLKELIKNIIDSKNSHKFNKNSLKEVEKTFGN